The region ATTCCCAAGTTTTCTGTCCAGCCAAAGAGGACTGTGTCTCTGAATCTTCCTGGTTCCTCCCCTGAGGTTGAAGTAAGTCCGGTGGCTAAGTCGGCTCCCCCTTCGCCGGGCAGGGAGCATGTGCCTTCTACAAGAGGTTTCTTTGTTAATGCTGATTCTGCTACTGAGACGCTGTGTCGCATTCTCAATCTTAACATCATTGATGAGTGAAGTACAAGGAGCACTCGACTCCTGTAAAtgagtctttttttttcttccaatgaAATGGGTTGGTGTTAGGTGTATATGGAGACCAAATAAAATTTATAGTCTGAGTAGTGAGCTGGTATGAGTTCATGTAGCTTTCTATGGTGGTTGTATTGTGCCCTTGAAAATCATGGCTTTGGTGGGTCAACAATCTCGAGATGTTGGAAATGGGGTCAAGCTTAGCAGTGGAGAGGGTAACTGGATGTATACTTGAGGTTTGAGGAGTCTGTTGAAAGCAGGCTTTGCTATGGATAATGTTACTTGGTGGAAGCTTCCATGAAAATGGTTGGAAAGCAGAATGGTTGTAACGGGTAGGAGTGGCATGGAAAAGACCTGGATTCACTGCGGAATGTGATATTTAAGTTGAATCCTGAATTTCTGATATATAGTTCTCAACATCTTCTCATAGAATGGTTAACCTTCCCTTAATTTGACATAGAATTTAGCCTCTTGCTTTAGATACCATGTACATACTATAGTCTCTTGCCCTTTGTTTTGGTTTCTTCTCGTGtctttagtgtgtgtttggataccaATTGAGTTAATGTGAAAGCACTTTCATCTCAATCCATAAAAAGAGTTATGTTCACCGGTTTGCCTCAAATGAGTGCTAACCTCCATTAGTTTAGTCATTCTGACTTCTATCCTGATTTTGCTTTCCTTCTTTGTCTGGTATTCAATAGTGTGCATCCCTGTCATTTCAGTCTCCTAGATGTATTTGCTAGTTACTACCTTCCCTTCCTTAACAGTCTTTCTCCTCTCCTAGtcatccttctttctctctagTATGTTAGTATTTTATTTCTTAGCTACCCTCAATGAGGGTGTATGCCCCTTCACTATCTTTTCTGCTTTTTTCAGAGAaaagttagaacttagaagggATTATATTAGTCTTTTGCTGCATATGTTTCAGTTTTCTAGGATTAGTCAATGTCACTCCACCTGCTAGTAACCCACCCAATATCCTTAGTCCTAATCCTCACATGGCTTACCTTCCATTTCCATGAAGAGTGGAGAGTGTTGACCATGGTATGCCAAAACTTAAGGTAAGATCTTGCTTGAATATTATTCAAATGATTCTGCTATATTCTTTTCATTCCATTACATTACAGTTACTGTCTTACTGACAATTATTCAATGTGTGAATCAGGAAAGCATAACTTTGTCAAGGCTGTTTCAGATTTCAGTTGTCACTCTTGAGATGTGATCAGTTGTGAATCAGTTTTTGCCCACAATGTACCTTCTTTCTACTTCAGTAACTTGTGGAACTTGTTTCTCTGCTGAATTAAAATGTTAGAGACCATTATCTATGTGTCGTTTTGTATCTGAATGAAGTACTTATTTTCTTTATTAAGTCATAGTTTTATATATCGTTTCTTCAAAAGTTGTGGCTGGAGAGTCTGCATTTTAATGAACTTTTGTATCCAATATCTGTAGTTAATCTTAATTGAATTGTGATGGTCCTAATATTGATGGAACTTGTACTCTGGAATATTCAATTATGATTAACACATCAAAGATTTGGTGTCTAGTTGAAACAATTCATATTCAGAATGTTCTATGTACCTGCTATGGCAACTAAGTACATGTTTGGTTTAGTGGTTCCTTCTTAGAAACCAAATTTTATGCGCGAAAGTGGCATGAGTTTATCGGGGTTCTTTGTTCAGTTCAATACATATGAGATCAATTATAATCCTGTGGTTCCTGACTCCCTAGCGCCTGCTGCCTGAATTCTTTGATTTCTTTCAACTCTAGATGGATATGGTTGCTACATGGAACCTGCTAACTTCTATGGGTTGCCATTTCTTCCATGAGTTGAGGTACTGTCATTATCTCTAACTTGTGCTTCACTCCTTTGCTGTCTTGGATAAATGAAGTTCCAATTAACATCTTTGGAACTGTTCAAATTATTCACTCTTCCCATATCCCTTTGTCATGGGGTGCCATTTTTTCAATGCTGCCTTGGATATCAATGAAGTTCCATCTAACGTCTTTTGAATTGTTCACATTATTCACTCTTCCCATATGGGATTGTCATGGGGTGCCATTCATTTTTCAATCTGTACAAAACTTTTATTGTTCACTCGTTTTCCCTCTTATATTTTTCAGGGTATAAATTGGACTCATTTAAAAGTTTTATTGTGAGCTCCTTTTTTTCCCCAGACTATTTTaagtacattttttttttgaaatcgaCTAATTTAAGTTTCAATTGTCATATTTTCTTTCACATTATCCTTCTCTTCAATCAtcttataattaattatattgtCCTCTCTTGATTATCAGTGTGTGAGACTTACCGCAAAATAAGTTGTTTCCCCAACtccttttttttatatttttttatcagaGTATGGTTGGTACCTGCCTATTTGTTGGGTCAATTTACTCTTTGTCACAAAAGCCCAAAtgagaaaaccaaaaaaaatcacCTGATTAAATAACTCACttttgataaataaataaaaaaataactcaTTTTATGTTAAGGGGAAGAAGCTCTAACTTGGTTCAGATTCATACACATTCATCTCATTACATGGGAGAAATTTAAAAGCCCAATCAAGTTGCGGTTTGTTCAACCATCTTATGATGCTCTTCATTTAGAACTTTTCAAACCTAAATAGTGGCCGAGTCTGAGGGCTGCATTGGCAGCATTGAGCACATCTCTACCCAGGAGTTTGAAATCCCTTTGAGCTTACAGTAATGGTAGAGTCTCGGGGTAGCTTGGAGCACTTATTCAACATTTCAACTAGAAAGATGAATTGTCCTCTGAGCCTAAGTAGAGGCTGAATCTCAAGATGCATCTTAGCAGGTATCTACACATATATGGTCGAACTGTGTTTTGAGGCAActgatagaatagaatattcttatatttattattCTGTAACTATGCATGTAATTAGGGTTTAGCATTTATTATTAGTCAACTTTGTATTTGTATAAATGGAGGTTTATTCGTCAATAATAGTCACAGAATTAatttccttcatggtatcagagaGCAGGTTCAGATCCCCTCTTCAAATCTgacctaattttttattttcttttccaaattCTCCTTCCAAACCCACCACAGTCGCTGCCTCTCACTCATCACAGCCGCTCCGCCGCCGCCGCGCTCCCCTCTTTCCAGCGCCGCCGTCACCGCCGGTCACCTTGCTCTAGTAGGTTCCTCTTCTCCCATCGAGGAACACACCGCACGCCACCAAGGGTCTTCTCCCCTCGTGCCCGCGTGCTTCTCCAAGCGAGCCCCCTCTGTGACCAGATCCTCCGATCGGACACCCAGCCGCCAGCGCCGGCCTCCGCCGTCTCTCGCGTCGTGCCTCCGCCGTCCCTCGCGCCGTGCCTCGTCGATCCTTCCTCTTCGTCGCTGCCCTGTTTCGCAGCAGACCCGTCCAAGCTCGGATCCTTAAGGCCCGACCCGCGTCCTTCTTTTCAAACGCgtgtttggtttttttttttgggacgaCCGGTTCACCAGAGCCCGGCTCGACCAGACCGGTTCCTTCAAACCCGGTCCAACCGCACCTGCAGCAACCTttgacaaacaaaaaaaaatcttatttattCTGTTTTGCAGGTTACATGTCTACGTCTGCTTCTACCCCTGGCTCTCCAAACGATGCTCCCACGAGTGACACTGCCACTACTATGGTCACTCCACCTGTCCCGCCAGCGTCTACCAAGTCGGATTTTCATCCCGCCCTTGCTGTCACCATtatcaaaaacaacattcctTTCAAACTCGAGATAGACAAGGATCATTATGCTATGTGGGCTGAATTGTTTGAAACTCATGCTCACGCCACTCAGGTGCTCCACCACATCATTCCTCAAGCTGACATGGAGCCTCATGCGCGCACCGATGCTTCTTATGCccggtgggccactcttgactcTACTATCAAACAGTGGATTTATTCCACCATATCCTTTGATCTTCTCGCCACTGTTATGGAGAAAGGTTCTACTGCTATGGCTACTTGGAACCGTATAGCTTCTATGTTTGAGGACAATCAGAACTCCCGTGCTGTTGCCCTCGACCAGGATTTCATCTCCACTCGCATGGAGGATTTTCCTAATGTTTCAGCCTATTGTCAGCGTCTGAAACATATCTTTGATCAGTTGAGGAATGTTGGTGCCCCAGTCAGTGATCATCGTCTTGTTCTCTAGTTAGTCTCTGGTCTCACTGAGCCTTTCCATGGTGTTGTCACCCTGATCCGTTAGAGCGAGCCTTTGCCTCCATTCCTCAAGGTCCGCTCCATGCTGATTCTAGAGGAATCCGGTCTCGCCAAGATGTCCGGTCCTGCCTCTCAGACTGCTTTGCACACCTCTGCTTCCCCTCCACGGGCCTCCGATGACTCTTCTCAGCAGCGCACCACCAACCGCAACACTCAGGGACACTCCAACTACCGTTCTGGGTCAGGGCACAATCGTAACTATCTGGGTAATTCTGGTAAACCTAAAAAGAAAGGTGGCTCTCGCTATACTGGTTCATCTGGCTCCTCTGGTTCCCCTGCTGCAGCTCTTCCACCATGGCGCCCGCCTCAGTCGGCATCATGGAATCCTTGGGGCATGCCTCCTTGTCCTTACCCTGGTTGGGCTCCTCCCCCTGGTTGGGCTCCTTCCCCT is a window of Lotus japonicus ecotype B-129 chromosome 5, LjGifu_v1.2 DNA encoding:
- the LOC130719600 gene encoding uncharacterized protein LOC130719600, with the translated sequence MALVGQQSRDVGNGVKLSSGEGYMSTSASTPGSPNDAPTSDTATTMVTPPVPPASTKSDFHPALAVTIIKNNIPFKLEIDKDHYAMWAELFETHAHATQVLHHIIPQADMEPHARTDASYARWATLDSTIKQWIYSTISFDLLATVMEKGSTAMATWNRIASMFEDNQNSRAVALDQDFISTRMEDFPNVSAYCQRLKHIFDQLRNVGAPVSDHRLVL